A section of the Candidatus Falkowbacteria bacterium genome encodes:
- a CDS encoding CapA family protein, producing the protein MKKLIIIVIALGVIGAGGFIYWESQTDEVETVVSFDPQGLISLDEWQAEQEKVAKVNLQTKAQELMEQGFSLLAVGDVMLSRMVGQKMVKYDDYHYPFLKVQSLLSSADITFGNLESPIIAGSPVLTGSFVFRADPETAESLDWAGFDVMTLANNHSLNKDEAGLQSTFDHLKKYSIDYFGAAENLTELDNQLVIKEVNKYKVGFLGYAYGPDYYEADNGPGIALMQESRLVKDVQNAKEKVDFLVVSMHDGVEYEHESNVHQQKFAHLAIDQGADLVIGHHPHVVQELEIYKDKYIFYSLGNFVFDQMWSEETRQGLAVKLRINMDGVQEVEYFPVVIEDFAQPRLADEKEQENIMKYLQLKD; encoded by the coding sequence ATGAAAAAACTAATCATAATTGTAATAGCTCTTGGCGTAATTGGCGCTGGTGGTTTTATTTATTGGGAATCGCAAACTGACGAAGTAGAGACAGTGGTAAGTTTTGATCCCCAGGGTTTAATCAGTTTGGATGAATGGCAAGCGGAACAAGAGAAAGTTGCAAAAGTGAATTTACAAACCAAGGCGCAGGAGTTGATGGAGCAAGGTTTTTCTTTGCTGGCAGTTGGTGACGTAATGCTGTCTCGGATGGTCGGCCAGAAAATGGTTAAATACGATGATTACCATTATCCGTTTTTGAAAGTGCAATCATTACTTAGTTCTGCTGATATAACTTTTGGTAATTTGGAAAGTCCAATAATTGCTGGCTCGCCGGTTCTGACGGGATCTTTTGTTTTTCGAGCTGACCCTGAAACAGCTGAAAGTCTAGATTGGGCCGGTTTTGATGTAATGACTTTAGCGAACAATCATAGTTTAAATAAGGATGAAGCAGGATTACAGTCAACCTTTGATCATTTAAAGAAATATTCTATTGATTATTTTGGGGCGGCAGAAAATTTAACTGAGCTGGATAATCAATTAGTCATCAAAGAAGTAAATAAATATAAAGTTGGTTTTCTCGGGTATGCTTATGGCCCAGATTATTACGAGGCAGATAACGGACCTGGAATTGCCTTGATGCAGGAAAGTCGTTTAGTTAAAGATGTTCAAAATGCGAAAGAAAAGGTTGATTTCCTGGTTGTATCTATGCACGATGGAGTAGAATATGAACATGAAAGTAATGTTCATCAGCAAAAATTCGCTCATTTGGCAATTGACCAAGGCGCAGATTTAGTAATCGGTCATCATCCACATGTTGTTCAAGAGCTTGAAATTTATAAAGATAAATATATATTCTACAGTTTAGGAAATTTTGTATTTGATCAGATGTGGTCGGAGGAAACACGACAGGGTTTAGCGGTTAAATTAAGAATAAATATGGATGGCGTGCAAGAAGTGGAATACTTTCCAGTTGTAATTGAAGATTTCGCTCAACCACGCTTAGCTGACGAGAAAGAACAAGAAAATATCATGAAATATCTTCAATTAAAAGATTAG
- a CDS encoding peptide chain release factor 2, with translation MQDIIKQLIELKDRLMKAWQVVGIDSKKQQVIELQHKMSEPGFWNDQDNAKQISQRASDLEEEVTDWEKIKKDIYDLLEITQLDKDDQTVDLREEATKQLGIFKKKFEQLEFALLFKNKYDHSSSIMAIHAGAGGTDAQDWAEMLLRMYLRFCEIQNWKTQIISLSPGSEAGVKSVLFEVKGRNSYGYLKAEKGVHRLVRISPFDAEKMRHTSFALVEALPHVSDQVEIEVKSEDLKIDTYRASGHGGQGVNTTDSAVRITHLPTKLVATCQNERSQQQNKETAMKILTSKLQQYYEAEKEEEKQRLRGEYTEAAWGNQVRSYVLHPYKMVKDHRTNFEVTDTEAVLNGNILEFIETYLRQEACPDPTKTT, from the coding sequence ATGCAGGATATCATTAAACAACTAATTGAATTAAAAGACCGGCTGATGAAAGCCTGGCAGGTGGTTGGAATTGATAGCAAAAAGCAACAAGTGATTGAGTTACAGCACAAAATGAGTGAACCTGGATTTTGGAATGATCAGGACAATGCAAAGCAAATCAGTCAAAGAGCCAGTGACCTGGAAGAGGAGGTGACCGATTGGGAAAAAATAAAAAAAGATATTTATGATTTATTGGAAATCACTCAGTTAGACAAAGATGATCAGACCGTTGATTTAAGAGAGGAGGCAACCAAACAATTAGGAATATTCAAAAAAAAGTTTGAGCAACTAGAGTTTGCTCTTCTTTTTAAAAATAAATATGATCACTCTAGCTCAATTATGGCAATTCACGCCGGTGCCGGTGGAACCGATGCTCAGGATTGGGCAGAAATGCTCTTGAGAATGTATTTACGTTTTTGCGAAATTCAAAACTGGAAAACTCAAATTATTAGTTTGTCACCGGGGAGTGAAGCCGGAGTCAAAAGTGTCTTGTTTGAAGTTAAAGGTAGGAATAGTTATGGTTATCTCAAGGCAGAAAAGGGGGTACATCGTTTAGTTAGAATTTCACCTTTTGATGCTGAAAAAATGCGTCATACCTCTTTTGCTTTGGTGGAAGCGTTGCCACATGTGTCTGATCAAGTGGAAATTGAAGTGAAGTCAGAAGATTTGAAAATTGATACCTACCGAGCTAGTGGTCATGGTGGGCAGGGTGTTAATACTACAGATTCAGCTGTGCGAATCACGCATTTACCGACAAAATTAGTAGCAACTTGTCAAAACGAACGTTCCCAGCAACAAAATAAGGAAACGGCAATGAAAATTTTAACTTCAAAATTGCAACAATATTATGAAGCAGAAAAAGAAGAAGAAAAGCAAAGACTTAGAGGTGAATATACGGAAGCGGCTTGGGGAAATCAAGTTCGGTCTTATGTTTTACATCCTTACAAAATGGTAAAGGATCATCGTACGAATTTTGAAGTTACTGACACAGAAGCAGTTTTAAATGGTAATATATTAGAGTTTATAGAAACTTATTTGCGACAGGAGGCCTGCCCAGACCCGACCAAAACTACATAG